The following coding sequences are from one Diachasmimorpha longicaudata isolate KC_UGA_2023 chromosome 6, iyDiaLong2, whole genome shotgun sequence window:
- the LOC135164094 gene encoding zinc metalloproteinase nas-13-like produces the protein MTSPIFSVLLICFINSVISWPFVWRRDVGNNDLEGSNELLTHLGHLEETMFGVPSNETGAKVAGWSEDLGINPEEMGEYAEGDILFPVGLSRNGLLAQSSRWPEGVIPYMISPYFNANQKALIMDAMNDYHENTCIRFIPYAGVQSDYIRITAGNTGCWSSVGRIGGAQDVNLQVPGCVTKKGTVIHELMHAVGFLHEQSRFERDQFVSINWQNIMPGRAGNFDKASKGTTDGFGVGYDYGSVMHYSGNAFSVNGRPTIVPKEGNGLLDLIGEVFQGRTNIMLGQREGFSRRDIQKIRRMYRCSKRRRSNN, from the exons ATGACGTCCCCAATATTTTCCGTCTTGTTGATTTGTTTTATCAATTCGGTGATCTCTTGGCCATTTGTCTGGCGGAGAGATGTGGGCAATAACGATTTGGAGGGGTCTAATGAATTGCTGACTCACCTGGGGCACTTGGAGGAGACAATGTTTGGTGTACCGAGCAATGAGACAGGTGCAAAGGTCGCTGGGTGGAGCGAGGATTTGGGAATTAATCCGGAGGAGATGGGAGAATATGCAGAGGGTGATATACTTTTCCCTGTGGGGCTCTCGAGGAATGGACTCCTTGCGCAGTCCTCGCGGTGGCCTGAGGGAGTCATTCCGTACATGATCAGCCCGTACTTCA ATGCCAATCAGAAAGCCCTCATCATGGATGCAATGAACGATTACCATGAAAATACCTGCATTCGATTCATCCCCTACGCCGGTGTCCAGAGTGATTATATTCGCATAACTGCTGGAAATACCGGCTGCTGGAGTAGCGTTGGAAGGATAGGTGGTGCACAGGATGTTAATCTTCAGGTACCAGGGTGTGTCACGAAGAAGGGCACTGTTATTCACGAGTTGATGCACGCAGTGGGCTTCCTCCACGAACAGAGTCGCTTTGAGCGAGACCAATTTGTGTCCATCAACTGGCAAAATATCATGccgg GTCGCGCCGGGAACTTCGACAAAGCGTCAAAGGGCACAACTGATGGCTTCGGGGTGGGATACGACTATGGGAGTGTTATGCATTATTCCGGAAATGCATTTTCAGTTAATGGACGACCAACGATTGTTCCCAAG GAAGGAAACGGCCTCTTGGATCTCATTGGCGAAGTATTCCAGGGGAGAACGAATATCATGTTGGGGCAACGCGAGGGGTTCAGTAGACGAGACATCCAGAAGATAAGGAGGATGTACAGGTGCAGCAAACGTCGACGaagtaacaattaa
- the LOC135164097 gene encoding uncharacterized protein LOC135164097 codes for MISGINGDSMEPTMDSAIMNLEQSVHRANGKLASITWKIETFEKEFPDPENELSVLTLIRSVAQVKDEYQSLRQEILEVQQLQKQLTDSLKAQVSQVQGHFNILRDRIVGDKKIRQLK; via the exons ATGATATCGGGAATCAACGGAGACTCTATGGAGCCCACCATGGACTCGGCTATCATGAATTTGGAGCAGAGT GTTCACAGGGCTAATGGGAAATTAGCGTCGATCACATGGAAAATTGAGACATTTGAAAAGGAATTTCCCGATCCGGAAAATGAG CTGTCAGTGCTCACACTAATTCGTTCAGTAGCACAAGTAAAAGACGAGTATCAGAGTCTCCGTCAGGAAATCCTAGAGGTCCAGCAGCTCCAGAAGCAACTGACCGACTCTCTAAAAGCCCAGGTATCCCAGGTACAGGGACACTTCAATATCCTTCGAGACAGAATTGTGGGTGATAAGAAAATACGCCAATTAAAATGA